AGCGTGGTCTTCCCCACCCCCGGAGGCCCCCAGAGGATCATCGAGTGGAGCCGCCCGATCTCGAGCATGCGGCGGAAAGGCTTGCCGGGACCGGTCAGGTGTTCCTGCCCCACGACCTCCTCGAGGCTCCGGGGCCGCACCCGTTCAGCAAGCGGCGCAGAAGGGGTAAACAAGCCCATCCTTGCTATTCTAATGGAAATGAAGTTGATGCCGCCTTGGATGGGGTTGCTCCCTTGGTTGTTCGTGGTGGCGGGGCTCGCGCCTTTCGCGGTGTACGAGGTGCGCCCCGCCCCGCTCGGAGCCGGGTTCGTCCATCTGCTCGCCGCCCTGCTCCTCGCGGGGTGCGCGAGTCTTTACGCGCGGGCCCTCGCACCCCAGCCTACGCGGCTCGCGTGGAGCGCGGGGATCGGCAGCCTCGCGGGCGGCGTGGCCTTACACTCCGCGAATGCGCTGCTCGAGCTCGGCCCTACAGCGGCACAGCTCGGCATGGTTGAAGGCCTCGCGTACGCCCTTGCAGCCCTCGGGTTACTGGCCGGCCTCCGTCCGCTCAACCACCGCCCCCTCCAACCGCTTTTAGAGGCGCGTTACCAGGACGCGCGCACCCGCACCATGAACCGCAGGGCGCTCGAAGCCCTATCGGACAGCCTGGAGCGCCTCGCGCGACGGCACCCGGTCATGCTGATGCTGTTCGAGGTAGCCCCCGAACAGCACCCGCGGGTTCGCGATCTGGTCCGAGGCCCGGACCTGGTGTTCTACCTGGGGAAAGACCGGTTTCTGATCGTCCTCCAAAACGCAGCTCCTGAGGCAGCGTTGCGGGTTCGGGAGCGGCTCGAGCGGGCTCTGGGGGTTCCTCGGGTGTGCGTCTTGCCCTTTCAAGGAGGGGATTTGCGGCACGCGCTTACACAACTGCAAGCCGAGCTCGGCGTATAATTAAGGGCTTCCTTACCGGGCCTGGGTAGGGTGCCCGTGATCGCGCGTCACGGGTTCACGTGACGAAGTGATCGTCGTGTCAGCAGCGACACACATGCTCCACCCCACACACGGGCAGGCTAGGGAAAACGAAAGGGGGGACCTTAGTGAAAGGCCCCAAACTCATGATCGGTATAGCGTTGGCCCTCCTGGTCGGGGGGCTTCCCCTAGCGGCCGCACAACGCACGCAAGGCTCGCCTTCGGGGGTGGTGTTCCGCGTCTTCTCCGTGAGCGACGAGCTCACGGCGGATGGCATCAGCACCACCACCCTGGTCGCCTTCCTCTCAGACGGAGCTGGGAACACCTTCAATAACGAGCAGGTGCGTTTCATCCTACAAGGCGGGGTGGGCACGCTCTTCACCCCAGAGCTGGGCAGCGACGCGAGCGCCGAGGCCGCGCAAGACGAGGCGTCCCTCGACCGCAGCCGCCAGGTTGCGCGCAACAGTGTGAACGGCGTGAGCCTCGGAAACGGGATGTACGTGGCCCGGTTTCGGGCCGGCACGGTGCCCGGAACCGCAACGATCACCGTGGTCTGGCTGAACTTCCCAGGCACGAACGTGCCCACCGAGACCCTCGAGATCGAGCTTGCGGAGGAGGAGCAGCTGGACGTGTTCGTGGACGACGCGGTGCTCCTCGCGGACGGTAAGGACTCGGCCACAATCATCGCGTACGTCCTGGATGAACTGGAACGCCCCGCGCTGGACGCCGAGGTGACGTTCAGCGTGGTGAACGGCCCCGGCACCATCACCCCCGTCAGCAGCGCCGGCGGGCGGTACGTGGCCCGCTACACGGCCGGCCGCGCTCCGGGCAACGCCACGATCGAGGTGACGCTTCCCACGATCTCCCGCTCGCTCAAAAAACGCGTGAGCATCAAGACCGTGGAAGCCGCCCGGCTCACGGGCAAGGCCTTTCCTCAAGAGGTGCGGGTCCTCGAGGAGGACGGCAGGGTAACCCCGGGCAACACCGCCACCATCGTGGTCGCGGTGCGCGACGGGGATGGCAAGCTCGTGCGGGGCCTTTCCGAAGGGGAGCTCTTCGCGCAGGTGGTGAATGGCCCCGGCCGGGTCTCCCAAGGCCGCGAGATCCCGCTCGCCTCAGGGGAAGGCTCGGGCGTGTACTACTTCACCTTCACCGCCACGCGGGAGTCCGGCAGCGCCACGGTCCGCATCACGAACGTCTCTACCCTCCGGAACCCTCGTACCGACGTGCGCATCCGCACCGTCTCCAGCACGCGCCGGCGCAGCAGTCAGCGCCAGCAGCTGGAGGTCACAGCGTACGCCGATGATCCCTTGTTCAGCGACGGGCAGTCCAAGGGCCTTGTCGTGGTCGCCTACACGAACGCAGCCCTCGAGGAGGCCCCAGACTTCGAGTTGAATCTGGCCTTTACCGAAGGGGACGCGACCCTGGATCAGCCCCCGCAAGAGCTCGAGAACCTCTCCGGAGCGGAAGGAACCGGCGTGTACGTGGCTTCCTTCACCGCGGGCGAGTCCGTGAGCCGGAGCCGGGCACGGGTTCTCGCCACGATCCTCCTCCCCGACGGGGAGACCGAGAGCGAGTCCGACGAGATCACGACCGCACCGCCCGAACCCCCTACCGTCGTAGTGTTCCCCGACCGGCTTCCCGCAGGCCAGGCGCAGGCCTTCGTGGATATCTTCAACTTCGAGGGGCTCGAGCTGGAGCGGGAGGGCAACCGGTACCTGACCGAGGTGGTGAGCGGGCCGGGCCGTATCCTGCAGGAGGCGCGGAACGATGGAGAGTTCCCCGACGCCCTCGCGGGGGATAACGTGCACTCCGCGCTGTACGAGGCGGGGGGCACCTCCGTGGAGCGGGAGATCATCCTGCGCGTCACGGACCTCGCCCCGCGCAGCCGGCCGTTCGAGCAGGTCGAGCTCGAGCTGGACCCCAGTGCGGAGATCGAGGCGATCGCCTTTCCCATGACCGCGAACCGGGTGGAGATGGTCCAGGTGGTGGCGTTCGTACGCGACGCGTTCGGCCTGCCGGCCGTGGGGCACGATCTGTTCTTCACGGTCACCAGCGGGGACGGCGACGTGGTGGCTGACGGGCGGATGTTCGATGACGGCGGAACGGTGGCGGGCTTCCGGGACGCCTACGCGAACGACGGCGTGTACGTGGGCGCGTTCCGCCCGAGCGGCACCGCGCGCGGCTCGATCACCCTGCGCATCACGGACACCACCCCGACCCCGCAACCCACGGAGGACGTGCGGGTGCGGGTGCGTTAACGGACCGGCGCCTCCAGGGCCCCAGCGAAGGCCTCCTCCAGCCCGGCACGCCCCAGCGCTTGCTCTAACGCGCGGAAGAAGGCGCGGTAGTGCGCCTCGCGCGCTCCCTCACCCATCAGGCCGAGCCGCAGGACTCGCCCGGCCGTGGGGCCGATACCTCCGGCCACGACCACGCCCGCTGCCCGCAGCCTTCGGCGGAGCTCGGCCTCGTCCAAGAATTCGGGAACCGTCACCACCAGCACGGTCTCGAGGCGAGCCCCTTCCCGAGCGAACACCCGAAACCCCAGGTCTTCCAGGACTGAGGCCGCCGCCCGGTACAACCGCTCCGCCCGTGCCCGGCGGGCCTCCAGCCCCTCCTCAAACACCACGGACAGGGCTTCCTCGAGGGCGTAATGCAGCGGGACGGGGGCGGTGTGGTGGTAAGCGTGCTGCTCCCAGTAGGCCGCAATCCGCGTGAAGTCCGTGTACCAGACACGCCCCGTCCCGAGCGCTGCGCGGGCACGGGCCGAGAGGGCGAAAGGCGCGAGGCCTGGCGGTGCGGAGAGGCATTTCTGGCTTCCGGTGAAGGCGTAGTCGGCCCCAATCCTTTGCATGGAGAAGGGCAGCATTCCCGCGGTGGTCACGGCGTCCACCATGTATAAGGCCCCGTGCGCCCGGGCCAGCGCGCCGATCGCCTCGACGGGGTTACGCACCCCGGTCGAGGTCTCCCCGTGCACCACCGCTACGATCCGGTAGCGCCGCGCCCGCAGGGCCCGCGCCACGTCCTCCGGGTCCACCGGCCAGCCGGGCGGAGCGGAAACAACGTCGACCTCGAGGCCGTGCTGGCGTGCGATCTGCGCGATACGAGCACCGAACGCGCCGTTTTCGAGGACGAGCACGCGATCCCCCGCACGAGTGAGCCCCGCGAGGCCCGCTTCCATGCCCAAGCTGCCGGTCCCGGCGAGCGCGGCCACGAGCGCGCCCTCCCCGGGATCGTACAGGTCGCGCAGAAAGGCTTGGATGCGGCGGTTGGTCTCGAGCACCTCGGGGTCCAGGTGGGCGCGCATGGGACGGGCGAGCGCCGCCTGCACCCTGGGGGGGATGGGGGTCGGTCCGGGGGTGAGCAGTACCATCGCGTTCCTCCCAAAACGAAATGAAGAAAGCGCCCCTTATGGGGCATACCCAGGCGAACCCTTCCCGGTCTCGGGGGAGGGGCTCGCCTTAGGGGGTAGCTCGCACAAAGAGGCGCATCTTCTGGTCCTTACTATAGCCGGGGGGCTTGCCTGGCTCAATACCCGGAGGGCGGATCTGCTAACCTGGTAGGGATGAAGGACTACTACGCCATCCTCGGCGTGTCCAGGGACGCCTCCCAGGACGAGATCAAGCGGGCCTACCGGAAGCTCGCCCTGAAGTACCACCCGGACAAAAACCCCGGCGACAAGGAGGCCGAGGAGCGCTTTAAGGAGATCAACGAGGCCTACTCGGTCCTTTCCGACCCGGAAAAACGCGCGCAGTACGATCGGTTCGGCACCACCTACCCTGGTGCGGGACGGGAGTACCAGGACATCCCCTTCAACGACCTTTTCAACCTCTTCGAGGAGATGTTCGGGGTTTCCTTCGGTGGTCGGGGCGCCGCCCGAACGCGGCCCGCGCGCGGGGAGGACCTCGAGGTCAGCGTCCCGGTAGACCTCAAGACGGTCTACCAAGGCGGCGAGGTCGAGGTGCGGTACGAGCGGCTGGTGATGTGCGAGGCCTGCCGAGGGGAGGGGGGAGAACGCCGCACCTGTCCCTCGTGCCGTGGCTCGGGGCGCGTGGAGGCGTACCGGCAGAGCCTTTTCGGCACGATGGTTACCCAAACCCCTTGCCCGCAGTGCAAAGGGCGGGGGTTCATTCTCGTGGAGGCGTGCGACGCTTGCCAAGGCCGGGGGCGCACGCGCAAAGAGGAGCGTATCTCCGTGAACCTGCCCGCCGGCATGGACGAGGGCCATCTGTTGCGCGTGGCCGGCATGGGCAACCACGGCCCCGGTGGGGCGGGGGACTTATTCGTGCGCGTGCAGGTGCAGCCGCACCCTGAGCTCGAGCGCGACGGCCAGAACCTGGTGTACTGCCTGCGGCTGGGGTTGGCGCAGGCCGCGCTGGGCGCGAAGGTGGAGGTGCCCACCCTGGAGGGGCCGGTGCCCCTGGAGGTGCCCCCCGGGACCGGGCACGGCGAGGTGTTCGAGCTCGAGGGGTACGGCCTGCCGCACCCGAACGGGGCGCAAAAGGGAAGCCTGCTTGTGGTGACCGAGCTCGTCGTGCCTAAGAAGCTCTCGGCGAAGGCGCGGGACCTGCTCCGCGCCTACGCCGAGGAGGTGGGCGAGGCCGTGCACACCGAGGGGTTTTGGGACAAGGTCAAGAAGGTCTTTAAATAGCGCGGTTCACTCCGAGGGCAGGGCGGCCTGGGCCTGGAAGAGGTTCACGCCGCTTTCCACGATCTGGACGAGCTTGCCCATCGTGGCTTCTTCCTCGACCTGCTCCTCGATGAACCACTGGAGGAACTGGAAGGTGGTGTAGTCCTTCTCCGCGAGGGCGGTCTCGGCCATGCGGTGGAAGGAACGGGTCACCTCCTGCTCCCAGGCGAGGGCTTTCTGGACGGCCTCGAGGGCGGAGGCGAACCGGGGTTGGGCCTCGGGCACTGCGGGGAAGGTGAGGTCCGCCCCCACGTCGAGCAAGAAGCGCACGATCCGCATGGCGTGTTCGCGCTCTTCCTCCGACTGGCGGAAGAAGAACGCGGCCCAACCGTCGAGGCCTTGGCGCGCGAAGTAAGCGGCCATGGCCAGGTAGCGCTGGGCGGCTGTGTGCTCCGCGCCGATCTGGTCCACCAGCATTTCTCGTAGTTTTTCGCTGATCATATGCGACCTCCATTTTCATTATAGCGAGGCCGGTGCAGCCCCTACCTCAATTGATAAGTTATGCTTGATTCGTGCATGTTCATGCGTTAAGCTCCTCCAAGGGGCCGCCATGGTATGCTAAAGCCCCGGGTACAACTCGCCTACCCCTCGCCTAGGGAGGAGTATGCCGCCACGCAAAGACCTGAAAAAGATCCTGATCATCGGCAGCGGACCCATCACCATCGGCCAAGCGGCCGAGTTCGATTACTCCGGCACCCAAGCCGTCAAGGCCCTCCGCAACGCGGGGTACCAGGTGGTCCTCGTCAACTCCAACCCAGCCACGATCATGACCGACCCCGAGCTCGCGGAGGCCACCTACATCGAACCCCTCACCCCGGAGTTCATCGAACGCATCATCGCCAAGGAACGCCCCGACGCTCTGCTGCCCACCCTGGGCGGCCAGACCGCCCTCAACCTCGCCACCGCCCTCTGGGAGGC
This region of Marinithermus hydrothermalis DSM 14884 genomic DNA includes:
- a CDS encoding Ig-like domain-containing protein, producing the protein MKGPKLMIGIALALLVGGLPLAAAQRTQGSPSGVVFRVFSVSDELTADGISTTTLVAFLSDGAGNTFNNEQVRFILQGGVGTLFTPELGSDASAEAAQDEASLDRSRQVARNSVNGVSLGNGMYVARFRAGTVPGTATITVVWLNFPGTNVPTETLEIELAEEEQLDVFVDDAVLLADGKDSATIIAYVLDELERPALDAEVTFSVVNGPGTITPVSSAGGRYVARYTAGRAPGNATIEVTLPTISRSLKKRVSIKTVEAARLTGKAFPQEVRVLEEDGRVTPGNTATIVVAVRDGDGKLVRGLSEGELFAQVVNGPGRVSQGREIPLASGEGSGVYYFTFTATRESGSATVRITNVSTLRNPRTDVRIRTVSSTRRRSSQRQQLEVTAYADDPLFSDGQSKGLVVVAYTNAALEEAPDFELNLAFTEGDATLDQPPQELENLSGAEGTGVYVASFTAGESVSRSRARVLATILLPDGETESESDEITTAPPEPPTVVVFPDRLPAGQAQAFVDIFNFEGLELEREGNRYLTEVVSGPGRILQEARNDGEFPDALAGDNVHSALYEAGGTSVEREIILRVTDLAPRSRPFEQVELELDPSAEIEAIAFPMTANRVEMVQVVAFVRDAFGLPAVGHDLFFTVTSGDGDVVADGRMFDDGGTVAGFRDAYANDGVYVGAFRPSGTARGSITLRITDTTPTPQPTEDVRVRVR
- a CDS encoding pyridoxal-phosphate-dependent aminotransferase family protein, yielding MVLLTPGPTPIPPRVQAALARPMRAHLDPEVLETNRRIQAFLRDLYDPGEGALVAALAGTGSLGMEAGLAGLTRAGDRVLVLENGAFGARIAQIARQHGLEVDVVSAPPGWPVDPEDVARALRARRYRIVAVVHGETSTGVRNPVEAIGALARAHGALYMVDAVTTAGMLPFSMQRIGADYAFTGSQKCLSAPPGLAPFALSARARAALGTGRVWYTDFTRIAAYWEQHAYHHTAPVPLHYALEEALSVVFEEGLEARRARAERLYRAAASVLEDLGFRVFAREGARLETVLVVTVPEFLDEAELRRRLRAAGVVVAGGIGPTAGRVLRLGLMGEGAREAHYRAFFRALEQALGRAGLEEAFAGALEAPVR
- the dnaJ gene encoding molecular chaperone DnaJ gives rise to the protein MKDYYAILGVSRDASQDEIKRAYRKLALKYHPDKNPGDKEAEERFKEINEAYSVLSDPEKRAQYDRFGTTYPGAGREYQDIPFNDLFNLFEEMFGVSFGGRGAARTRPARGEDLEVSVPVDLKTVYQGGEVEVRYERLVMCEACRGEGGERRTCPSCRGSGRVEAYRQSLFGTMVTQTPCPQCKGRGFILVEACDACQGRGRTRKEERISVNLPAGMDEGHLLRVAGMGNHGPGGAGDLFVRVQVQPHPELERDGQNLVYCLRLGLAQAALGAKVEVPTLEGPVPLEVPPGTGHGEVFELEGYGLPHPNGAQKGSLLVVTELVVPKKLSAKARDLLRAYAEEVGEAVHTEGFWDKVKKVFK
- a CDS encoding ferritin, with protein sequence MISEKLREMLVDQIGAEHTAAQRYLAMAAYFARQGLDGWAAFFFRQSEEEREHAMRIVRFLLDVGADLTFPAVPEAQPRFASALEAVQKALAWEQEVTRSFHRMAETALAEKDYTTFQFLQWFIEEQVEEEATMGKLVQIVESGVNLFQAQAALPSE